The Pseudomonas sp. SCA2728.1_7 DNA segment GTTTGCAAACGCATCAGCGGACGTTTTTAGATGCGGCTTCAGTAGTTCTCGATGGGAACTTGAATAGTCAGGATTGGATTGATTCTTTAATTAGGCAAGTGACGACCATTGTAGAGGCTTCGCAAAAAATAGAAAAGCTTGCTACTGATCAGATGCTAATAAGTGTTCATGGCATACGTACGTATGGAAGTTGGCAGAGGAGCTTGATTGAAAATATAAAAAAATACTCACGAAGCTTTGATTTTGTGGAGATTAAATATGGATATTTAGATCTTTTCTATTTTTATGTGCCTTGGAGTCGGAAAAAGAAAGCAGTTGAAATTGGTCGCAGGTTGGCACGGATCATTGATCAGAATCAAGATAAGAGGATCGTGGTTGTAGCACACAGCTTTGGTTCGGTTGTTCTTTGTGAGGCATTAAAGTTTATTGAAAGTTCTTCTAGAGTTGGAGTGGTGATCATGTGTGGCTCCCCTCTTTCGGAGAAGACAAATATTGATCATGTAGTTGGCGCAGCTGATCTAACTGTTAACGAGTGTGGTGTTAATGATAATGTGCTTTTGTTCTCGAAATTAGCAGTCCCCGGGTTAGGTTATGCGGGAAGAGTTGGCTTCTATAGAGAAAATACTTCTCGCTTCTTGAATCGGTATCATCTTGGTGGTCATAGTTTGTATTTCGAAGAATGTCAGGACGGACCTACATTCGTCGAGGGACAATGGCTGCCAATATTAATTGGTGGTAAGTGTGTTGATCCTGTTGACTCCCGATCTGTGTCACTAGTGCAGGATGTTTCTGTCTTATTTATGCGGTGTGTTGATAAAGTTAAAAACTTCAAGTATTTGCTTTTAGCAGGTGTGGCTGTTTCTTTTGGATATTATTTATTTAAGTAAGAGGAATTTCACAGAGCCATATTCATTGTCTGTTTCTACGTCATGTTTGATTTAATAATAAGACGGACATCCCTGTCGTTATTCTAGCTAGAGCAGATCTGCGAGTCTGATAACCCGTGTAGGGGGCCCCCCTTAGGGAGGACCCATAAAATCTGCCGCTCCGGCCCCCTTTGCCCCGGAGGAATCAGATACGGCAGATTTGAGGATCTGAAGCGACCCGTCGCGTCCACTCGCGCTGAAGGTTCACGCTGTGAAAAGGGGCGAGGGGAACGCTAATCCGTAGGTAGCGAAAAGGCAGTGTTCCACGTGTTCCATGTGTTCCAGAAACGTCGGAGGCCACGGAACACATGGCTTTCAGAGGCGGAACACCAAATGCGAATAACCGGAACACCAGTTACTCGGAACACGATTGGTGTTCCGCGATTTGGTGATCCGGTTATAGGTGGAAAGCATCGCCGTAGATATCGGCGATGCGGTGAGTCAGGCGGCTAGCAACTGCTCCATGGACAGTGCATAAGCTTTATCTCTGATTGTCTTCTCGCTGATGCACGAAGCCCCATGCGGGGTTTGCAAGGGCACATAGAGCTCACTCAACGAGCTTGTCCATCCCAAGGCTTTCTCGGTGGCTTCCAAGTGTGCCGCGACTGCGGCGAATTCCTGAGCGGCCTTGTCCATGCGGTCAGCCCACATGATCCGCGCTACGCGTAGCTGGCGCTGACGAAGATCTTTCAAAACCTCTCTGACTTCTGCAATTTCCACATCGAGCTTCTCGACTTCGTTTTTCAAGGCCTGCGCGGTCGCTGCCAATCCTCGCTTGCCACGTGTCACCATTGCCAGTGCTTCGGAGGCGAGATGCAACACCTTCTCCGCACGCTGCTCATCTGCGTCGTTTCCGTCACTGAGAGCTACCGCATAACACGCCGCGGCTTGTTTCTCCGCATATTGGGCCTTCTCGACTTCGGCTCGTTTCTCATCCTCTAGCTTTTGCAGTTTGGTCGAAAGTTTTAGGCGTTTGTCCTGCAGCTTTTGCAGGTCGCTCTGTACCTGACTGATTTCTTTCTGAGCCTTTTTGATGTTGGCGCTCGCGAACCGGGTGCCATCTTCCCAGTCGACCAGCCTTTGAATACGCTTGATCTCGGAAGCGTGACCCTCGATAGCAGATTTAGCGTTATCAAACGCATCAGTGATTTCGCGAGGATAAGGCGCTCTATTAATGCGATTGTTTGCGTGGAAGCGTTTGGCCTCCTTTGCCGCCGCGCTAAGATTCGGTAGCGCCTTTTTGAGACGTTCCAGTTCAGCTTGATGGTGCTTGAGTTGCTTTTGAAGTTCGCTCATAAAAATTCTTCCATATCAAAATTTGTGGTGTTTGTACGCATTATTCCGGGCGGGCCAGACCCGAAGCGGCCGGCAGTTCTCCTCAATCCGCCAATACTTCACGCGGCTTCGGTTTCAGAGGAGAGGAGGGCGTTGGCATGCACCACGTACGCTCTCGTTTTGGCGAGCCCGGGGAGCCGCACCGATTGCGCAGCACGACCTTCCGCGCTGGCTTCCAGAATCCCGCGCTCGATTAGTTCCCGGTTGACCAGGGTGAGGCTCATGCCTTTGAACACTTCCGCCCTCCACGCGGTGGGCAAGAAGTAGTAGGTGACTAACGTGTAAACGCCATCTCCCATGCCGTGTTCAACTGTGCGCCGGAAGCCGAGGCGGTCGGTGGTCCGTGGTGCGTGATCGTCGGTTTTGGCGGCAAGACCGTCCCAGCGGGTGAAGCGGCTTTCACCGAATCGCTCGATGACCTGCTGCAATCGGCTCACAATGGCGTCGCCTTCCATGTTCCCGGCACCGCCGCGTTCTTCGAGCCAAGCATTGAGGCAAACCTGCGCCGCTGTGGTCGCAGTACCTTCCGGCCAGCCAGTAACACCGAGCGCCGTCGCGAGTTCACCTGCGGCAGCGGCAAGACCGAAGCGGGCAGCGGCACGATGCGCTTGACCGCTGGCGGAAGCAGGAAGGGCCTTGGCGATAAAGCGCTCCACCGTGCGCCGCAGCATGGCTGTCCAGCCGAGCATTTCACCTGGCTTGCATAGCGCTGACAGGAACGCGGTAAGCGGCGTACCGTAGTATTTGCCTACTCGTGCTTTGAGTGCGTCCGACAGGGCGGCGGCGTCTTCGAACCCGTTCAGCACGTCGAACATGCCCAGGCCTTTGCTCGCATCCGCAGGCACCGCCAGCATGCGGATTTCCATCCCTGCTTTTAGCTCTTTGTTCGCGTCGGCCATGTGCTGCGCCAGTGTCTTTTCGCCGGTCGAAAGAAACAGCAAACGCCACTCTTGCACCT contains these protein-coding regions:
- a CDS encoding alpha/beta hydrolase, producing MLKILLVDDSAPRGELIKQKFREHGLLPHMVFTTCISADAARVELLEACDLLILDVLLPKKDHGTPQALHSMNLLKDLADTYKPFIRPKMIIGLTADFEGLQTHQRTFLDAASVVLDGNLNSQDWIDSLIRQVTTIVEASQKIEKLATDQMLISVHGIRTYGSWQRSLIENIKKYSRSFDFVEIKYGYLDLFYFYVPWSRKKKAVEIGRRLARIIDQNQDKRIVVVAHSFGSVVLCEALKFIESSSRVGVVIMCGSPLSEKTNIDHVVGAADLTVNECGVNDNVLLFSKLAVPGLGYAGRVGFYRENTSRFLNRYHLGGHSLYFEECQDGPTFVEGQWLPILIGGKCVDPVDSRSVSLVQDVSVLFMRCVDKVKNFKYLLLAGVAVSFGYYLFK